The proteins below are encoded in one region of Coffea arabica cultivar ET-39 chromosome 4c, Coffea Arabica ET-39 HiFi, whole genome shotgun sequence:
- the LOC113739148 gene encoding B3 domain-containing protein At3g17010-like: MAGIPALSSLNAPLASLGNSDCEKIPPDFVKKFDKDVPQTFILEGPQGRSWLILVVKVGECFYFQEGWQNFVEDNSLENDDFLTFCYSGCSTFYVEIFGKHGCRKKVACTTWKDNAMHRNDNAVEQLHGKSNNSPKQMGRSLRSGTRGSCSEISQAGKVQDNSRHNSDPFKVQLTKTYANKYVKFPRDFENVENHWRNGKSAFLRVQGREWKVNIAKSGKYFFLSTGWSTFAKENSLKEGDECNFELIDNNADGIVLKVNTSKFPDKSSSLEVASLVKSYKSGDCVVVIRIGKDGVSYAICGYL; this comes from the exons ATGGCAGGAATTCCTGCTTTATCTAGTCTCAATGCCCCTCTAGCAAGCCTTGGTAACTCCGATTGTGAG AAAATTCCGCCAGACTTTGTCAAGAAATTCGATAAAGATGTACCTCAGACATTCATACTTGAGGGTCCCCAGGGAAGATCTTGGCTGATTTTAGTCGTCAAAGTTGGAGAATGTTTCTATTTTCAGGAGGGTTGGCAAAATTTTGTGGAAGATAACTCCTTGGAGAATGACGATTTTCTAACTTTCTGCTACAGTGGTTGTTCAACATTTTACGTTGAAATATTTGGCAAACACGGCTGTAGAAAGAAAGTTGCTTGCACAACTTGGAAAGACAATGCAATGCATAGGAATGACAATGCAGTGGAACAGCTCCATG GCAAATCGAACAATAGTCCTAAGCAAATGGGAAGATCATTACGTTCCGGGACAAGGGGTTCATGTTCAGAGATTAGTCAAGCTGGCAAAGTGCAGGACAACTCGAGACACAATTCTGATCCTTTTAAAGTTCAACTGACAAAAACTTATGCTAACAAATATGTG AAGTTTCCacgagattttgaaaatgttgaAAACCATTGGAGGAATGGAAAAAGCGCTTTCTTGCGGGTTCAGGGAAGAGAATGGAAGGTGAACATAGCGAAAAGTgggaaatatttttttctttctacaggTTGGTCCACTTTTGCGAAAGAGAATTCTCTGAAAGAAGGAGATGAGTGCAATTTTGAGCTGATAGATAACAACGCTGATGGTATAGTGCTCAAAGTTAATACATCGAAGTTCCCAGATAAGAGCAGTTCATTAGAAG TGGCATCCTTAGTTAAAAGCTACAAGTCAGGAGATTGTGTTGTGGTTATCAGAATTGGTAAAGATGGTGTTTCATATGCCATTTGTGGCTACCTTTAG